One window of Mus caroli chromosome 11, CAROLI_EIJ_v1.1, whole genome shotgun sequence genomic DNA carries:
- the Dnai2 gene encoding dynein intermediate chain 2, axonemal isoform X2 translates to MEIVYVYLKKRSEFGKQCNFSDRQAELNIDISPNPELAALYVERNPVDTGIQCSASMSEHEANTERFEMESCGVNHVEGGWPKDVNPQELEQTIRFRKKVEKDENYINAVMQLGSIMEHCIKQNNAIDIYEEYFDDEEAVEVTEEAPSAKTINVFRDPQEIKRTATHLSWHPDGNRKLAVAYSCLKFQRAPMSMNYDSYIWDLENPNRPEIALKPSSPLVTLEYNPKDSHVLLGGCYNGQIACWDTRKGSLVAELSTIEFSHRDPVYGTIWLQSKTGTECFSASTDGQPTKFMVGTEQGIVISCNRKAKTQAEKIVCTFYGHHGPIYALQRNPFYPKNFLTVGDWTARIWSEDSRESSIMWTKYHMAYLSDGAWSPVRPAVFFTTKMDGTLDIWDLVFKQCDPALSLKVCDDPLFCLRVQDNGCLIACGSELGTTTLLEVSSSLSTLQRNEKNIASSIFERETRREKILEARHREMRLKEKGKAEGKEDDQKEEEAVLDLDELVGKAEEEFFEVIFSELKRKEAEALKKKPKPRKKSSIKVEAEEEVEENVGEEEEAGGIIGVDAVEDMSEEAGEEQEAVPT, encoded by the exons ATGGAGATCGTCTACGTGTACCTGAAGAAGCGCAGCGAGTTCGGGAAGCAATGCAACTTCTCAGATCGCCAGGCTGAGCTGAACATCGACATCTCACCCAACCCCGAGCTGGCCGCACTGTATGTGGAGCGGAACCCAGTAGACACAGGCATCCAGTGCTCCGCCAGTATGTCGGAACACGAG GCCAACACCGAGCGGTTCGAGATGGAGAGCTGTGGCGTTAATCATGTCGAGGGGGGCTGGCCTAAGGATGTGAACccccaggagctggagcagaCCATCCGTTTCCGGAAGAAAGTGGAGAAGGACGAGAACTACATCAACGCCGTCATGCAGCTGGGCTCG ATCATGGAGCACTGCATCAAGCAGAACAACGCCATCGACATCTACGAGGAATACTTTGATGACGAGGAGGCCGTGGAGGTGACTGAAGAGGCCCCTTCAGCCAAGACCATCAATGTCTTCAG GGACCCTCAGGAGATCAAGCGGACAGCTACACACCTCTCCTGGCACCCTGATGGCAACAGGAAGCTGGCAGTAGCCTATTCCTGCTTGAAGTTCCAGCGCGCACCCATGAGCATGAACTACGACTCCTACATCTGGGACCTGG AAAACCCCAACCGACCTGAGATTGCCCTGAAGCCGTCGTCTCCTCTTGTCACCCTGGAGTACAACCCCAAGGATTCCCACGTGCTCCTAGGGGGCTGCTACAATGGGCAGATAG CCTGCTGGGATACCCGGAAGGGCAGCCTGGTGGCAGAGCTGTCCACCATCGAGTTCAGCCACCGAGACCCAGTGTATGGCACCATCTGGCTGCAGTCAAAGACAGGCACCGAGTGCTTCTCAGCGTCCACGGATGGGCAG CCAACCAAGTTCATGGTGGGCACCGAACAGGGCATCGTCATCTCCTGCAACCGCAAGGCCAAGACGCAAGCAGAGAAGATTGTTTGCACCTTTTATGGCCACCACGGCCCCATCTATGCCCTCCAGAGAAACCCCTTCTACCCAAAGAACTTTCTGACTGTTGGCGACTGGACAGCCCGCATCTGGTCTGAGGACAGTCGGGAGTCATCGATCATGTGGACCAA GTACCACATGGCTTACCTCTCCGATGGAGCCTGGAGTCCTGTGAGACCAGCCGTTTTCTTCACCACCAAGATGGATGGGACCCTGGACATCTGGGACTTGGTGTTCAAGCAGTGTGACCCTGCCCTCAGCCTAAAG GTGTGTGATGACCCACTCTTCTGCCTCCGGGTTCAGGACAATGGGTGTCTCATCGCCTGTGGCTCCGAGCTCGGGACGACCACTCTGCTGGAGGTCTCCAGCAGTCTCTCCACTCTGCAGAGGAATGAGAAGAACATAGCTTCTTCC ATATTTGAACGTGAGACCCGGCGGGAAAAGATCCTGGAGGCCAGGCACCGTGAGATGCGACTGAAGGAGAAAGGCAAGGCAGAGGGCAAAGAGGATgaccagaaggaggaggaggcagtccTGGACCTTGACGAGCTAGTTGGCAAAGCAGAGGAGGAGTTCTTTGAAGTCATCTTCTCAGAGctgaagaggaaggaggcagaggccttGAAGAAGAAACCAAAACCT AGGAAAAAATCAAGTATCAAGGTGGAAGCcgaagaggaggtagaagaaaatgttggagaggaggaagaagcggGTGGCATTATAGGTGTAGATGCAGTTGAAGACATGAGTGAAGAAGCGGGTGAAGAGCAAGAGGCCGTGCCCACCTAG
- the Dnai2 gene encoding dynein intermediate chain 2, axonemal isoform X1 yields the protein MEIVYVYLKKRSEFGKQCNFSDRQAELNIDISPNPELAALYVERNPVDTGIQCSASMSEHEANTERFEMESCGVNHVEGGWPKDVNPQELEQTIRFRKKVEKDENYINAVMQLGSIMEHCIKQNNAIDIYEEYFDDEEAVEVTEEAPSAKTINVFRDPQEIKRTATHLSWHPDGNRKLAVAYSCLKFQRAPMSMNYDSYIWDLENPNRPEIALKPSSPLVTLEYNPKDSHVLLGGCYNGQIACWDTRKGSLVAELSTIEFSHRDPVYGTIWLQSKTGTECFSASTDGQVMWWDIRKISEPTEVVIMDISRKEQLENALGAISLEFESTLPTKFMVGTEQGIVISCNRKAKTQAEKIVCTFYGHHGPIYALQRNPFYPKNFLTVGDWTARIWSEDSRESSIMWTKYHMAYLSDGAWSPVRPAVFFTTKMDGTLDIWDLVFKQCDPALSLKVCDDPLFCLRVQDNGCLIACGSELGTTTLLEVSSSLSTLQRNEKNIASSIFERETRREKILEARHREMRLKEKGKAEGKEDDQKEEEAVLDLDELVGKAEEEFFEVIFSELKRKEAEALKKKPKPRKKSSIKVEAEEEVEENVGEEEEAGGIIGVDAVEDMSEEAGEEQEAVPT from the exons ATGGAGATCGTCTACGTGTACCTGAAGAAGCGCAGCGAGTTCGGGAAGCAATGCAACTTCTCAGATCGCCAGGCTGAGCTGAACATCGACATCTCACCCAACCCCGAGCTGGCCGCACTGTATGTGGAGCGGAACCCAGTAGACACAGGCATCCAGTGCTCCGCCAGTATGTCGGAACACGAG GCCAACACCGAGCGGTTCGAGATGGAGAGCTGTGGCGTTAATCATGTCGAGGGGGGCTGGCCTAAGGATGTGAACccccaggagctggagcagaCCATCCGTTTCCGGAAGAAAGTGGAGAAGGACGAGAACTACATCAACGCCGTCATGCAGCTGGGCTCG ATCATGGAGCACTGCATCAAGCAGAACAACGCCATCGACATCTACGAGGAATACTTTGATGACGAGGAGGCCGTGGAGGTGACTGAAGAGGCCCCTTCAGCCAAGACCATCAATGTCTTCAG GGACCCTCAGGAGATCAAGCGGACAGCTACACACCTCTCCTGGCACCCTGATGGCAACAGGAAGCTGGCAGTAGCCTATTCCTGCTTGAAGTTCCAGCGCGCACCCATGAGCATGAACTACGACTCCTACATCTGGGACCTGG AAAACCCCAACCGACCTGAGATTGCCCTGAAGCCGTCGTCTCCTCTTGTCACCCTGGAGTACAACCCCAAGGATTCCCACGTGCTCCTAGGGGGCTGCTACAATGGGCAGATAG CCTGCTGGGATACCCGGAAGGGCAGCCTGGTGGCAGAGCTGTCCACCATCGAGTTCAGCCACCGAGACCCAGTGTATGGCACCATCTGGCTGCAGTCAAAGACAGGCACCGAGTGCTTCTCAGCGTCCACGGATGGGCAG GTCATGTGGTGGGACATCCGCAAGATCAGCGAGCCCACCGAAGTTGTCATTATGGACATTTCCAGAAAGGAGCAGCTGGAGAACGCCCTGGGCGCCATCTCCTTGGAGTTCGAGTCTACCTTG CCAACCAAGTTCATGGTGGGCACCGAACAGGGCATCGTCATCTCCTGCAACCGCAAGGCCAAGACGCAAGCAGAGAAGATTGTTTGCACCTTTTATGGCCACCACGGCCCCATCTATGCCCTCCAGAGAAACCCCTTCTACCCAAAGAACTTTCTGACTGTTGGCGACTGGACAGCCCGCATCTGGTCTGAGGACAGTCGGGAGTCATCGATCATGTGGACCAA GTACCACATGGCTTACCTCTCCGATGGAGCCTGGAGTCCTGTGAGACCAGCCGTTTTCTTCACCACCAAGATGGATGGGACCCTGGACATCTGGGACTTGGTGTTCAAGCAGTGTGACCCTGCCCTCAGCCTAAAG GTGTGTGATGACCCACTCTTCTGCCTCCGGGTTCAGGACAATGGGTGTCTCATCGCCTGTGGCTCCGAGCTCGGGACGACCACTCTGCTGGAGGTCTCCAGCAGTCTCTCCACTCTGCAGAGGAATGAGAAGAACATAGCTTCTTCC ATATTTGAACGTGAGACCCGGCGGGAAAAGATCCTGGAGGCCAGGCACCGTGAGATGCGACTGAAGGAGAAAGGCAAGGCAGAGGGCAAAGAGGATgaccagaaggaggaggaggcagtccTGGACCTTGACGAGCTAGTTGGCAAAGCAGAGGAGGAGTTCTTTGAAGTCATCTTCTCAGAGctgaagaggaaggaggcagaggccttGAAGAAGAAACCAAAACCT AGGAAAAAATCAAGTATCAAGGTGGAAGCcgaagaggaggtagaagaaaatgttggagaggaggaagaagcggGTGGCATTATAGGTGTAGATGCAGTTGAAGACATGAGTGAAGAAGCGGGTGAAGAGCAAGAGGCCGTGCCCACCTAG